The Paraconexibacter algicola genome includes the window ACGTCGACGAGCACGACCGGCGCGATCTCGCCGAGCGCTACCGCCGCCAGATCTTCCCCGTGCTCACGCCGCTGGCCGTCGGGCTCGGGCGGCCGTTCCCGTACATCTCCAACCTGTCGCTCAGCCTCGCCGTGCTCGTGCGCGACCCGGTCAGCGGCGTCTCGACCTTCGCGCGCGTGAAGGTGCCCAAGGAGATGCTGCCGCGGTTCGTCGAGGTCGCCGAGCACGTCTTCGTGCCGCTCGAGCAGGTCATCGCCGCGCACCTCGACGCGCTGTTCCCCGGCATGGAGATCGTCGACCACGGCGTCTTCCGCGTCACCCGCGACGCCGACTTCCAGGTCTCCGACGAGGCCGACGACCTCCTGCGGGCGGTCGAGGCCGAGCTGCGCCGCCGCCGCTTCGGCGAGGTCGTGCGCGTCGAGATCGACAGCGCCATGAGCGACGGTCTGCGCGAGCAGCTCGTCGAGGCGCTCGGCGTCGAGCAGCGGCAGGTCTACGTCCAGGACGGCCTGCTCGACCTCGGGGACCTCTGGCAGATCGTGAAGCTCGGCGGCTTCCCCGAGCTGCGCGACACCCCCTGGTCCCCGGTCACCCAGCCGCGGCTGCAAGGGGAGGACGGCCACCGCGCGGACCTGTTCGCCGCGATGCGCCAGGGCGACATCCTCGTCCACCACCCCTACGACTCGTTCAGCTCGTCGGTCGAGCGATTCGTCGAGCAGGCGGTCAGCGACCCGGACGTCCTCGCGATCAAGCAGACCGTGTACCGGACCTCCGACGACTCGCCGCTGGTGCCCGCGCTGATCCGCGCGACCGAGCGCGGCAAGCAGGCGGTCTGCCTCGTGGAGCTGAAGGCGCGCTTCGACGAGCGCGCGAACATCGCCTGGGCGCGCGAGCTCGAGGAGGCGGGCGTCCACGTCGTCTACGGCCACCCGTCGCTGAAGACGCACGCGAAGTGCGTGCTCGTCGTGCGGCGCGAGGGCGACGGCGTGCGCCACTACGTCCACGTCGGGACCGGCAACTACCACTCGTCGACCGCGCGGCTCTACACCGACTTCGGCCTCTTCACCTGCGACGAGCAGATCGCCGGCGACGTCGCGGACATGTTCAACTTCCTCACCGGCTACGCGCGGCCGCGCGCGTCGCGCCGGGTGCTGGTCGCGCCCAACCACCTGCGCGACGGGATCATCGAGGAGATCGACGCGACGATCGCCGCGCACCACGACGACGCGCCCGCGCGGATCGTCATGAAGATGAACTCGCTGGTCGACAAGAAGTGCATCCGGGCGCTCTACCGGGCCTCCCAGGCGGGGGTGCGGGTCGACCTGAACATCCGCGGCATCTGCTGCCTGGTGCCCGGCATCCCCGGCGTGTCGGAGAACGTCCACGTGACCTCGGTCGTCGGCCGCTTCCTCGAGCACTCGCGGATCTTCGGCTTCGAACGCGCGGGGGAGCTGCGGATCTACATCGGCTCCGCCGACCTCATGCCGCGCAACCTCGACACGCGCGTCGAGCTCGTCGCACCGGTCGACGATCCGGTGCTGCGCGACGACCTCGCCGACACGCTCGAGCGCTGCTTCGCCGACGACAGCAACGCCTGGGACCTCGACGCCGACGGCACGTGGACGCGCCGCACCCCGGGCCCCGAGCCGCGCTCGGTGCACCGCGAGCTGATGCTCGGCCACCAGGCCCGCGCCGCCGAGGGCCCGGCGGCCTAGCCTCCCGG containing:
- the ppk1 gene encoding polyphosphate kinase 1: MNEPPSTPEAVQEPIRAVDTTAVEQAVAPAVPSDLDAPALYFNRELSWLEFNNRVLQLAEDERQPLLERVKFVAIFSSNLDEYVMVRVAGLHDQIDAGLVDRGPDGLTPSETVDAIRKRVVELCERQTRCVERDLRPALEQHGIRIVDHADVDEHDRRDLAERYRRQIFPVLTPLAVGLGRPFPYISNLSLSLAVLVRDPVSGVSTFARVKVPKEMLPRFVEVAEHVFVPLEQVIAAHLDALFPGMEIVDHGVFRVTRDADFQVSDEADDLLRAVEAELRRRRFGEVVRVEIDSAMSDGLREQLVEALGVEQRQVYVQDGLLDLGDLWQIVKLGGFPELRDTPWSPVTQPRLQGEDGHRADLFAAMRQGDILVHHPYDSFSSSVERFVEQAVSDPDVLAIKQTVYRTSDDSPLVPALIRATERGKQAVCLVELKARFDERANIAWARELEEAGVHVVYGHPSLKTHAKCVLVVRREGDGVRHYVHVGTGNYHSSTARLYTDFGLFTCDEQIAGDVADMFNFLTGYARPRASRRVLVAPNHLRDGIIEEIDATIAAHHDDAPARIVMKMNSLVDKKCIRALYRASQAGVRVDLNIRGICCLVPGIPGVSENVHVTSVVGRFLEHSRIFGFERAGELRIYIGSADLMPRNLDTRVELVAPVDDPVLRDDLADTLERCFADDSNAWDLDADGTWTRRTPGPEPRSVHRELMLGHQARAAEGPAA